CCAAAACAGCACCACACCAAAATGTCCCCAAACCGCACGTCACTGTTCTCCAAAGAGGATGCAAGGCCAGCTTGCTTCAAGTTGTTTATCCGACGCTCCGAGTTAGAAGTTAATGGAAATTGCATATTCTGCACGGCAGAGCCGACAAATCTCTCTTGGCGCGATTGGGGGAACGTTTGCGCTTGTTGCCGATCTAATGGTGGCCCGCCTGGCTGTTTGCCGGCTCACAGTGCTCCAGAAGAAACGGATGAAGCGCAAGACCGACTGGAGCCACGGCGGTGGTCCTGCGGAGATCCTGAAGTCCTGTCAAGAGATCACGGCAGGCCGAGGTAAAGCGGTCCAACCGCTTGACTTTGGTCCTTTGACGCGACTCTTCGCACATCGGcattaaaaatgtcactttcgTGCCGCGCAGTCGACCTGTCCAACTGGGAGTGCAAGATCCAGGCCGACATCGTTGCCGAGCAACAGGGAGAGGAGGGGCCGGACGAGCAGGTCGAGTCGGTGCTGGTCGAGCATCAGAGCGATAGTGCCCTGGAGATGAGTAACCCGGCGCAGGAGCTGTACAAGGATGGCGTCCTCACCCTGGGTTGCATCGGTCAGTGTTTGGTGGAACACAAACTGTTTGGCTCCTTTCCAAGTTTGAATTAATAATGCGTAGCAATGAATCTAAATTAATCCATTCCAGTCGCACCTTTTGTTAACTGCGGCCACAATGCTTTAAGTAAAgtactacttttgtctaaacgTATGTAGCTCCTCATCTCAAAGCAAGTCACctcaaaaacaagtttgagCGCTCACTCCTTTCATTTTTAGGATTCCCAAATGTTGGCAAGTCGTCCGTCATCAACAGCCTGGTTGGCCGGAAGGTGGTGAGCGTGTCACGCACCCCGGGCCACACCAAATATTTCCAGACCTATTACCTCACCTCCACCGTCAAACTCTGCGACTGCCCAGGCCTCATCTTCCCCTCCCGTGTCGATAAACAGTTGCAGGCACGAGcaagtcgtgtgtgtgtgcgtgcatgcgtgccaCGAGAGAGCTCCCTCGTAACGTAGTTTGTTTCCTTAGATTCTGGCCGGCATCTACCCGGTGTCGCAGTTGCAGGAGCCGTACAGCTCGGTGGGTTATCTGTGCGAGAGGACCCCCTTCCTCTCCGTGCTGAAGCTCAAGCATCCAAACTTGGAAGAAGGCGACAGCCGGCAAGGAGAGCGCCTTTCGGATGAGGAGCCCTGGACTGCCTGGGATGTTTGCGAGGGTACGCGCCTCTCCTTGCAAGAAGGGAAGCagccaattttattttgcttgacTCTCGCTACGAGTTGCATtggctgtggaaaaaaatacatgtattcTGCTATGATTAGGAACGTTTTCTGTGGGATTGCCACTTTGTAGTAATCAATGCGCCATCAATTAGCATTCTGATTTATCAATTTTCCCAAAAGTTCACATGGCTTCACTTTTGGAGCTTACACTGTGCCGATGCTCCTCTCGATCCCCAGCATGGGCTGAGCGGAGAGGATACAAGACGGCAAAAGCGGCCCGAAACGATGTATACCGGGCGGCcaacagcctcctgaggttagCCACTGATGGCCGCCTTTGCCTGTGCTTCCGACCGCGCGGCTACAGCTGCCTGAGAGGTGAGCCCAATCGGCAATATGCTTCGTGTCCCAAACCATATGGCAGGGGCGTGGAAACTCGACCGAGATCTCGATTGCGGGGCAAAATCTGATGTTCTCTTTGCCGGCAACGCTCAGAGCATTGGGAAAGCCACACTGACATCCCGAAGATTCTGGCCTTGCAAGGACGGACGTCGGAGGAGGACACCGCGGGCAAGAGGGACGACGAAGAGGACAGCGAATCTAGCACCGAGCCCGAGGAAGAGAGAGATCGGGACGCGGACGACGACGAAGAAGACGAAGACGAGGGCTTTAGGCGGCTCGGGTCAAAGCGGCGGACCGTTTCCGGCTTGGCGGGCAACAAGTTTCATGTTCTCCAATGTGAGTGAAGGGAAGGAGCTTGGGGGACTTCTTTGGCTCTGGTGTCTTCCTCACTGGCCGCTCGAGGCGCGTTCCGTCTTGTGTGTCATGACCCTCTTCAATGCAGACGTTTGTGCAAAGCACAAAGCCGCCACGATCATTGTCTTTTCGGCAGGATTGTCGGCCGAGGACGCTAGTTGGCTTGCTCGCTGAGGAGGCTAGTTAGCGTGCCCGCTGAGGACACTAGTTAGCGTGCCCGCTGAGGACGCTAGTTAGCCTGCCCGCTGACGACGCAACGCGGACTCCGTTCCTGTACTCCGACAAAGCCACTAGATAACAGAAGGTACTGAACAAAATCACCTCTGGGCTTCTTGCCTCTTTCATTTGTTACTTGCCAGAGCTCTGTCAATCAAATTGAGAGTTAGCTTCATTTCCTGATATTTGCACACCGGCGCCCCTGATTGatggagaaaatatttttctactCCATGCTGTGCCTCACCTCTGCTTGTTAATGCACAAAGCTTCTCCTCCTGATGTCGGGCAGTCGTGtggcttgtgtttttttaggtGTGTTCTCACAGCAGGGAACAAAACTTTTGTCTGTCCGGCTCAGCAATGGCGCTTGTCTCAAAAAGGTTTAAGTGAAATGGCGAGCGCTCCTTGGCCGCAGTCGACAGATTCGTTATTATAATTGCAGGGTGTTCTAAAGTGTGAAGGCCAGTTGTCTGTTTTGATGCTTGGAACGGTCCTTTCTTGGTTCCAGAATCTCTTCAATGGACCGCTTTCTGCAATAAACCGGGAGTGTCCGAAACCTTCTCGATGTTGTCGCATCTGTAAACAGGCTTCAAACTACTCCGGAGGGCGCCATGGGAGCGACTCGAGTCACGTACTCGCTTCACATGGCCAATTTTTGACCTTGAGAGTTGCTTCGCATGGgaggatttttaaaaaagtttgcattttcaaGATGGCGTGCAAAGGTTAGCTGATGTGCTGTGCTGAGGCTGCAAGTATGGAGGGCGCTCATGTTAGGATTCAATGATTTTTTGGTAACAAATTGGGGCAAAAGATTGACAAGGATAAGCGCCACAACAATGACATCTAACTTCACTGTCACTACCCAAAAATTATAAAACTGAACATAAGCAGTACAGATGCAAATGTACTGCAAAGTTGAACGATACCCAACAGCGCCCCCATATGGTAGTACTTTTTTACTTGAAGCGAATGGAAAATGCGCAATTTcatttagtgatttttttgctGGCCACTCGAGAGAGCCAGCATGCCTAACTCCCACTCTTTGCAGACGGCCAACCTTCCGAGAAGGCGTGTAATGGCTAAGCAAATCTGGGATAACTTCTTTGGATGTCTCCCTAATTGCCGTTGATCGTCTCGACGCATAACTCATGTCAACATATCCGAGACGTAATTTTGGATCGCTCTGCTTGTCAATGTGGCCTGACGTTTATTCCGCCCCACCCTGACAGCGTTCACGCGGGAGACGGTGACCGGCGATAATCGGCGAACGCCACCATAAACTATTTACTTTCGGGAAGAGGCTGGAAAGTCCcaagtctttctttttttttttcttgccggTGCATCGTCGCGACGACTTCCCAGCTCGTATGGATCTCATACGCGGCTGACGAGATCATCTCCTGCCATCTGGAATTGTTTTGAGATTGAACGCAAATAGCGGCTGATGACATCCAGACGCGAACGCGCAGGAACAGCGTTGTTGCTTTGCACTCAGATGCGCCGTCAAATGCATCTGCTTTCGTTTGGTCGCGTCCCCCTTGGCTTGACTTGACACACCGAACGTTTGGCTGAGAGCTGTTAGCTAAATGAGAAGCGGCGCAAAAAATCTCATTGAAAAATCTCATTGGGGctttgaaggaatggggtcgaaatacaaaaagtcctgcctagctacaaaaacagatatgctcgaacttcattgaataaagtacataagcagaaaagtatattcacatattaaatcaataaaagaaatattttaagcatataattatacctacacatcaaatcaataaagaagacataacgagacatttttaataggtggtaatgacaaaggtttttataactttatgatttgatatatatttctgagcactgtgaaataaatgtttttttatatattgcctaaatagcttaatgacccttaaggaactgtgtaatgcatgcctgatgttttttctctaaatcatggacacggccagagtcgtcttgaccgttcagtacttgattatatcttgtgttttgactaaacgtcatatgtcgcctaaatgTGAGatgccagcttttcgattactactgaacgctctgcacagagggaaatattttgcttaacaAAGAAGAGATACGGTTGGAAGcctgattaaactaagaatgtaatgatgtaagcaaagacatggagtatcaaaagaacaaactttgcatcgtcagggaacattaataaattgatgtcacagccaaaagctcacataattccgtacaaaatgacaaaattgaaagaatgacgaatggatgaggtgcgacagtgtaagaatggagcagaatgtttacaggaaggtaacttggagataaaaccagctggtgccagagggagacagccaaggactcggccaaagatgatcaccaaggccgaaagacaggatggaagacggcagcccccacacacacaccgaatcgtccataaccagcacccactcccatggaatcaaactctacttcgaactcgccccaccccaacgactcatcacccatcaaactcgccccacaccggcctgtgcaactgaatataagctgaccaaagaaccttgaacgttgccttttctgaatggagactttctgctcttgaaaggcccagcgctgtattgtactttcctgaaaacagagctttcttaacaagaattatgattgaactcaaccaacctgtgtaagtctaatttctgcttcagtgtctttgcattttcctaaatctgaagaaattaaacgagcacgcagtgagtaaattggataacaggtgattggcaatggcttttgccgtgaggcgcagatagcgctccctaaattgtggacaaaatccaacagctTTTGGTTTGTCAAGTGGCAACTTGCAAGGTCGTCTGGCAACTGTGTGACTTGGCAACTGTGTGACTTGACGGTGAGGAAAGGTAGCCTTGATGTCAGATGAACGGACGCACCGGATGCGAGTGCACCACAAGCTCGTCCTCACATCGCGATGCAGCAAAATTGGATAATCGGGTTTGAATGATGTGGAAGATAtacacaaatgaataaattggttccaaaataatgaaagaaaTCAAGCATTTTTATGTTGCTTCTTTGAATTTAATTAGCTTAACTGGTTTGAACTTAATTGGAGCGTTTGTTTTCTCATGTTGTGACCTCTTTGAAGGGATTGCCACTTTTGCAGGACTGACAAGTTCATTCCTATTGTGAAATGGTTATCTACTTTGAACTACCTTGTACCTTGATCCGAGTCGTAATGGCATCGAATCGTTTTACTTTAACTTATTATCACACCGCCATCTAGATTTGTCCCACAGCGTCGGGCGGCGCTGCGCTAAAATctgattgtatttttaatttaatgtgaaattttaaAGGTAGGATTTGGAACTCGTGAAAATAATTCCACGTCAATTGAGCTGGTCCGGACGGAGCATCGGAGACGTGGCTTTTGTGTCTGCCGATAACCTCATCGGCGTGTTCAGCTTTTGTGGGAAAGTGGCTGATAACTCTTGGGAATGTGTGCGCAGCCTGCTGTTGGAGTGCTGGCTGTGGACACTTTGTGGAAGGTGAAAGACAGCCACGTTGTATTCACACAGTTGTCATGTGTTATTGTCCAGCCATGTGAATTCATTGTTGGACGAGAGTGTAAGTTAGTCATTTGGGCTGTGCGCTGCTTGTGAACTGAAACTCATGTGTCAGTGGGCTATTTTTAGCGCCACCTCTCACTGCATTGCCATGCCACTCATTCGCACCTCTCTGAGTTTTCTGCCCCCCTACCTAAACTATtcctcagtcatccatccatgccCAATAACACTCCCCAAAGGGTCCATGAAATAGAGAGACGGAGATCCAGGAGGTCGGTGGGAAGCTGGTTGGACTGGTTGCTGTGGTGACCAAGCGCAAAGAGTCAAAGTGCTCGATTACAAGGAGCTTAGTTTGTCTGTCTACTTGGCTCACTGTTGGAATTTTAACTAGCACAAGGAGCATTTTGATCTTGACCATGTTTGTCCTTGAAAACGGGCCTccaaaattttttttctcaactttTTTCAACCGAGCTACAGtgtgaaatttgaaaaaacaaagcttTGTGGAGGACTAATGCGGCTGTGTATGTTAGCTTGGAGCCGGCGAAGCTTGTCTTTTCATGCTCGCCCGCGTGACTTCTCAACGCTTTGTCAAGCCACCACTGCTTTGTTGGTCACCAGGGCAACTGTCAGTCCCAGGTGAAAAatctcttccccccccccccccccccccccgttatTTCCTTTTTGTACACTTGTGTCTTGCTCGCTCTCTATTCCTCATGACCTGTTTccatatttcttttcaaaagtgaGATTCTTGGGGCTGGAATGTTTGTCCCATGCACTTTCTCCCGCAgcctcccctcctccttttgcaAGTCTGATCCTGCGAGGAATTTGCCGTTAGAGCCGCAACGTCGTAAGACGAGCCGGCCCCGTGTCAACAGATAGCGCCTGTGATTAGCAGGAGGGGACCAACTGAGTTCCAACACTCCGCTACTGTACACTACATTTGTTAGGCTCACTCCTATTCTCCAGTTGTTCTTTCTCTAGagatttttttactttgatatTACACTattcaaaaacaacacttgTACTTTCTACTTGTGGATCCTCGTGCGTTAGTCACCTTTGTTGTCCCTTCCATCGccactttttcttctcccagTCCAACGGGCATGAACCAACACATAAGGAAATTGCAGCCGAAAAGGCTTTTGCTGCGGAGCACGGGTAGCCAACTCTTTTTGAAAGGCGAATTTTCTCTCAGTTTCTCCCCCTGCATGCTTCGGGGTCTCATATCAACAACTCTCAGCCTTTGCTGACTCATTGCTGTGCTTTACTGCAAAAGCCTTCAGTCTGACTCATTATAGCCTAGGGCCCGTAATGCtatgcagctgctgctgctgctgctgccgctctGTAATAAAGTTCGCTTCACAAGCATCAGGTAAATGGCCTAAACAAGGTGCTTTGTAACACAAAATGATCATTCAGAGTTTATGTTTGTAAATCATATAAAATGACAATCAtgataaataaacacattaacTGAGCTAATCTGTGATGGTTTGTGTCACTAAAGTATATATCCTGCCCTCCAAATATGTTGAATATCCGAAGACAGTAACCTCAACCACTTTCACTCATCAAGACTCTGAAGGCCAGGTTGAAGGTTGACTCCAGGTTTAATAACAAGGGAAAGGGTGAAACTGGGAGAATACAAACCACATTCTATAATCAGTCATACGaactaaatgaattaaatctATATGAAATCTCAATCATGTTTTTATCCTATCGTCTAACATCACAGAAAACTATAATTTCAGAACTCAAAAGATCTATTTCGATCCATAATAACTTAAACAAAGATACATACCAACAATGCCTTGTATCACACAAAATGTAGGTAGTAGTTTTGCCGAACTGCAGAAGAGAATAGAACAAGCAGCGTTCTCTTTCAACACTGTGCTGAAATCTGCGCTTACTTCCTGATTCCAGTCACGTGACCTACTCTATTTTAACACTGGTCACAGACTACAAAGACATGAAAGACATGACAATATAATTAAGAACGAAAGTAGACCATTAccataaaaacaatcattggGATAAGCTTCAATGCATTTGCATGCAACCTTTCTAACTTTGTCAACACCTGATTTTAATCACTGATACCTTTTTGTGACCCAAAATATAATTCTGacactccatccatccatcttctgtaccgcttagtccccacgggggtcgcgggcgtgctggagcctatcccagccgtcatcgggcagcaggcgggggacaccctgaaccggttgccagccaatcgcagggcacacagagacaaacaaccattcgcactcacacctagggacaatttggagtgctcaatcggcctaccaagcatgtttttgggatgtggggggaaaccggagtgcccggagaaaacccacgcgggcccggggagaacatgcaaactccacacagggagagccggaggtggaatcgaacccgcaccctcctaactgtgaggcggacgtgctacccagtgcaccaccgagccgcccaatTCTGacactcatttaaaaaaatctttacgTTTTCTAGCCCATCAGGTTTTGgggatatttttattttggttttatgttTGGCCTTAATAAGCTTGCACAATATGGATTTTACCACACCTAATTTATAGCTcgtaagtttaaaaaaaatccatcatttGTTGAACATGACCCTTAATTTAGAAATATTACTAAACATATGACtttatgtaattattttctcatgAAAACATGATATGTTGTGACGTCAATTCCAATGTCAtattcagtcgacagcaagtggcaaaatggccgcctttattgtatttcattGTACTGTGTTTCTTTTTGGGAGCAAAGGGTTAACGAGGCATGCAATCAGAGCTCCTGtgcaatattttaaaaggCTTTTCTCACACCCTTCAGTTAGCTTCACTCTAAAGCTGCTGTCTGACGGagccccgcccaccgcagccTCTTATTGGATCAGGCGCCTGCTTGAATACCCAATGAGGCACCTTGCTCTCATCCGCCATTGGCCACAGCTGGTGCAGTTATGTAAATGAGCACCTGGTGGCGCCCGCTGCGGTCCGGCTGCCTTGCCACTACCGCGGAGCTCGCATTCACTGACGGACTCTCAGTTTGGCGTCTCAGTTTGGCTTCTCCTTCACCGTATTTATTGGACACATTTTGTTGCCTTGTGACGAGTGCAAGTGCACAAAGCAACACCACTCGCCGACTTTGGAGTCAGAGTTTGGAGGAGGTTTGTGTGGACGCTTCCAGACAGTAACGAGACGGAGTGACTAAAAAGTTTGAGGGCGCTGTCCGAAAATAGCGGTTGCGGTGTTGAAGGTAGTTTTCCTTTTCCATTTCTATCCTATTTGCGGCTTCTAGCGTGTGCTTGTGTTCATGTGTGGCTTGGCGTCCGTCAGTCTCGTCGTGAAGCGGTTCTGGACTGCCGCCACGCTGACGGAGCCCTCCTGCCGGGCGCATGTCGGCCGACCAAGGTGTAACGTTGCGCCCAAATATTAGCAGCCGTGGATCTGGAATTTCCCTGACAGTCTGCATCACGTCCTGGATTTACTGCATACTTTCAAGCTACCAAAACGCATGTGTGCAAAGGAAGGTGGACTGTTTGCTTGCTTACTTGCTTGCTTGTCAAGTGACTCAAATGAACATGTCAAGTTTTATATTGAGGACCTTATTTTTTGGTTACTCAGAATCCACAAGATTGCGTACTACGTTTTATTCACTCGACTTTGGcagttgaaaaacaaatgccaATTTGAGAGACTGTTTGCACTTTAGTCCCTTCACGGCCACCATACCCTAATTGTTCTTGATAGTTCACTCTGCTGAGTGACAGCTGAAGCAAAAAGTTGAATATTGGATCCCCAACAACTTTGATTAAATTTTTAGATGACAACTGTGCCGACCCCGTTAATGTGACAGATGAAGCACAAACCTGAATACTGATAAGTCCTACAGTGGAGAGCGTGGCTTGTTTTGGTCTCTGCAGAACTCTTGCTATCCACTAAAAATTTATGAACCTGTGTTTATTGATTTCAACCACAATTTCCT
This DNA window, taken from Syngnathus acus chromosome 16, fSynAcu1.2, whole genome shotgun sequence, encodes the following:
- the gnl1 gene encoding guanine nucleotide-binding protein-like 1 isoform X1, which codes for MKPGGSRRRLHHNLYPLSFKNMPRKKPFSNKQKKKQLQDKRERKRGDIGSGPSSRNASVEREADRQSDTSDSETTDIRRINQQPFGREGRHDPNRFRLHFEKESKEEVEKRKKMAQEKILLPVSDKQLEIGVEDIYPPERGLGFPRRPPWNYEMSRADLLRKEEKSYKRYLDDLRSRNPLGSLSHFEHNLETWRQLWRVLEMSDVVLLIVDIRHPVLQFPPEVYRYITGELKKHMVLVLNKVDLCPPPLAIAWKHYMTSQFPQLRVVCFTSHRGQAYSTVLQKKRMKRKTDWSHGGGPAEILKSCQEITAGRVDLSNWECKIQADIVAEQQGEEGPDEQVESVLVEHQSDSALEMSNPAQELYKDGVLTLGCIGFPNVGKSSVINSLVGRKVVSVSRTPGHTKYFQTYYLTSTVKLCDCPGLIFPSRVDKQLQILAGIYPVSQLQEPYSSVGYLCERTPFLSVLKLKHPNLEEGDSRQGERLSDEEPWTAWDVCEAWAERRGYKTAKAARNDVYRAANSLLRLATDGRLCLCFRPRGYSCLREHWESHTDIPKILALQGRTSEEDTAGKRDDEEDSESSTEPEEERDRDADDDEEDEDEGFRRLGSKRRTVSGLAGNKFHVLQCE
- the gnl1 gene encoding guanine nucleotide-binding protein-like 1 isoform X2, translating into MKPGGSRRRLHHNLYPLSFKNMPRKKPFSNKQKKKQLQDKRERKRGDIGSGPSSRNASVEREADRQSDTSDSETTDIRRINQQPFGREGRHDPNRFRLHFEKESKEEVEKRKKMAQEKILLPVSDKQLEIGVEDIYPPERGLGFPRRPPWNYEMSRADLLRKEEKSYKRYLDDLRSRNPLGSLSHFEHNLETWRQLWRVLEMSDVVLLIVDIRHPVLQFPPEVYRYITGELKKHMVLVLNKVDLCPPPLAIAWKHYMTSQFPQLRVVCFTSHRGQAYSTVLQKKRMKRKTDWSHGGGPAEILKSCQEITAGRVDLSNWECKIQADIVAEQQGEEGPDEQVESVLVEHQSDSALEMSNPAQELYKDGVLTLGCIGFPNVGKSSVINSLVGRKVVSVSRTPGHTKYFQTYYLTSTVKLCDCPGLIFPSRVDKQLQILAGIYPVSQLQEPYSSVGYLCERTPFLSVLKLKHPNLEEGDSRQGERLSDEEPWTAWDVCEAWAERRGYKTAKAARNDVYRAANSLLRLATDGRLCLCFRPRGYSCLREHWESHTDIPKILALQGRTSEEDTAGKRDDEEDSESSTEPEEERDRDADDDEEDEDEGFRRLGSKRRTVSGLAGNKFHVLQ
- the gnl1 gene encoding guanine nucleotide-binding protein-like 1 isoform X3 — translated: MAQEKILLPVSDKQLEIGVEDIYPPERGLGFPRRPPWNYEMSRADLLRKEEKSYKRYLDDLRSRNPLGSLSHFEHNLETWRQLWRVLEMSDVVLLIVDIRHPVLQFPPEVYRYITGELKKHMVLVLNKVDLCPPPLAIAWKHYMTSQFPQLRVVCFTSHRGQAYSTVLQKKRMKRKTDWSHGGGPAEILKSCQEITAGRVDLSNWECKIQADIVAEQQGEEGPDEQVESVLVEHQSDSALEMSNPAQELYKDGVLTLGCIGFPNVGKSSVINSLVGRKVVSVSRTPGHTKYFQTYYLTSTVKLCDCPGLIFPSRVDKQLQILAGIYPVSQLQEPYSSVGYLCERTPFLSVLKLKHPNLEEGDSRQGERLSDEEPWTAWDVCEAWAERRGYKTAKAARNDVYRAANSLLRLATDGRLCLCFRPRGYSCLREHWESHTDIPKILALQGRTSEEDTAGKRDDEEDSESSTEPEEERDRDADDDEEDEDEGFRRLGSKRRTVSGLAGNKFHVLQCE